In Paenibacillus sp. FSL M7-0420, a single genomic region encodes these proteins:
- a CDS encoding molybdenum cofactor biosynthesis protein MoaE has translation MGHSLFEITESAIIPAEVSDKVLRREAGAITLFIGTVREFTQGKKTLYLEYEAYPSMAVTQLKRIGQEVLERWPDTKVAVTHRIGRLEITDIAVVIAVSSPHRKAAYEANEYVIERIKQIVPIWKKETGEDGKAWIGDQLGQQTYPEGRPDLPDIPAEDER, from the coding sequence ATGGGCCATTCGTTATTTGAAATTACAGAGTCCGCGATTATACCCGCTGAGGTATCCGATAAAGTTCTGCGCAGAGAAGCCGGGGCGATTACCTTATTCATCGGGACGGTGCGTGAGTTCACGCAGGGGAAGAAAACCTTGTATCTTGAATATGAAGCATACCCGTCCATGGCTGTAACGCAGCTGAAGCGCATCGGGCAGGAAGTGCTGGAGCGCTGGCCGGATACGAAGGTTGCAGTCACCCACCGGATCGGCAGGCTGGAGATTACCGATATTGCCGTGGTCATCGCAGTCTCCTCGCCCCACCGTAAGGCTGCCTATGAAGCGAATGAATACGTGATTGAGCGGATCAAGCAAATCGTCCCGATCTGGAAAAAAGAAACCGGCGAGGACGGCAAAGCGTGGATTGGCGACCAGCTCGGGCAGCAGACGTACCCCGAGGGACGGCCCGACTTGCCGGATATTCCGGCGGAGGACGAGAGGTAG
- a CDS encoding DNA alkylation repair protein, with product MNAEQVMQELEALGKERTKKIYTANGAREPLFGVATGAMKPIFKQTGINQALAEELYATGNYDAMYFAGIIADPNGMTEADYNRWMDGAYFYMLSDFVVAVTLAEADIAQQVADEWIRSGEDLRMSAGWSCYCWLLGSRPDQEFQRDKLAGMLELVGKTIHDSPERTRYSMNNFMYTVAVSYSPLHDLACETAERVGPVEVGKDKPKSKLISAYDNIMKAVDKGRTGFKRKHVRC from the coding sequence ATGAATGCAGAACAGGTCATGCAGGAGCTTGAAGCGCTTGGCAAGGAACGGACCAAGAAGATATATACCGCAAACGGCGCACGGGAACCGCTATTTGGTGTGGCTACCGGTGCCATGAAACCGATCTTCAAGCAAACCGGAATCAATCAGGCGCTGGCTGAGGAGCTGTATGCCACAGGTAATTATGATGCGATGTATTTTGCCGGGATCATTGCCGACCCGAACGGGATGACAGAGGCGGACTATAACCGCTGGATGGACGGGGCTTATTTCTATATGCTGTCCGATTTCGTGGTGGCTGTCACCTTGGCTGAAGCAGATATTGCCCAGCAGGTGGCGGATGAGTGGATCAGGAGCGGAGAGGATCTTAGAATGTCGGCAGGCTGGAGCTGTTACTGCTGGCTGCTGGGAAGCCGCCCGGATCAGGAGTTCCAGCGCGACAAGCTGGCCGGGATGCTGGAGCTTGTGGGTAAGACCATTCATGACTCCCCGGAGCGTACCCGGTACTCTATGAACAATTTTATGTATACCGTAGCCGTGTCCTATTCACCGCTGCATGATCTGGCATGTGAGACGGCGGAGCGGGTGGGTCCGGTCGAGGTGGGCAAGGACAAGCCGAAGAGCAAGCTTATCAGCGCTTACGATAATATTATGAAGGCTGTGGACAAAGGACGGACCGGCTTCAAACGCAAACATGTGAGATGTTAG
- a CDS encoding pyridoxamine 5'-phosphate oxidase family protein, with product MSTTHHSHEEAVETVRKLIKGIDMAMLTTISEEGLVSRPMKTQEVEFDGDLWFLTKKDTSKFGEILYDPRVNVVYADKSYVSIRGTAEIVTDVNKKKELWSAGYDTFLKTSYDDPDVILIKVHAEAAEYWKSGNLAEKAVYMFKRMTGQDTDKLNLNQTVELE from the coding sequence ATGTCAACTACACACCATAGTCACGAGGAAGCCGTTGAGACGGTCCGCAAGCTGATCAAGGGTATTGATATGGCTATGCTTACCACGATTTCGGAGGAAGGGCTGGTCTCCCGGCCCATGAAGACACAGGAGGTTGAATTCGACGGAGACTTGTGGTTCCTGACCAAGAAGGATACGAGCAAGTTCGGGGAGATTCTGTATGATCCCCGGGTGAACGTGGTCTATGCAGATAAGTCCTATGTCTCCATCCGTGGAACGGCTGAGATTGTAACCGACGTGAACAAGAAGAAAGAGCTCTGGAGTGCAGGGTACGATACGTTCCTGAAGACAAGCTATGATGACCCGGATGTGATTCTGATTAAAGTCCATGCCGAAGCGGCGGAGTACTGGAAGAGCGGCAACCTGGCCGAGAAGGCGGTATACATGTTCAAGCGGATGACCGGCCAGGACACGGACAAGCTGAATCTGAATCAGACGGTCGAGCTGGAATAG
- a CDS encoding RNA polymerase sigma factor, with product MDAIGDKIKRIQDGEGGLYSDVIRLYQQRIYLYCYRLLNNKEEAEDAVQDILIKAYQNIGQYKPQADFASWLYKIAYHHCLNLLRRQKFQQQVRKLLLQEVTVKSAEQTAHNRLFSEPVAAALAKLGVDDRNLLILRIYEDKSFAEISEILGVSTATVRKRYERTRGKLKKAIERKEKQLWASVN from the coding sequence GTGGACGCTATTGGAGACAAGATTAAGAGGATACAGGACGGGGAAGGAGGCCTTTACTCCGATGTGATCAGGCTATACCAGCAGCGGATTTACCTCTACTGCTATCGCTTGCTGAATAACAAGGAAGAGGCGGAAGATGCGGTACAGGACATCCTGATCAAGGCCTACCAGAATATCGGACAGTACAAGCCGCAGGCAGATTTCGCATCATGGCTCTACAAAATTGCTTACCATCACTGTCTGAACCTGCTGCGGCGGCAGAAATTCCAGCAACAGGTGCGGAAGCTGCTCCTGCAGGAGGTTACGGTGAAGAGCGCCGAGCAGACGGCCCATAACCGGCTGTTCAGCGAGCCTGTCGCGGCCGCCCTGGCGAAGCTCGGTGTGGACGACCGGAATTTGTTGATCCTGCGGATTTATGAAGATAAATCATTTGCGGAAATCAGTGAAATTCTGGGTGTGAGTACGGCTACCGTACGCAAAAGATATGAACGGACGAGGGGAAAGCTGAAAAAAGCGATTGAGAGAAAGGAGAAACAATTATGGGCAAGCGTGAATTAA